In one Pirellulales bacterium genomic region, the following are encoded:
- a CDS encoding NUDIX domain-containing protein, whose amino-acid sequence MVQSSGTLLYRRKDAALQVLLVHPSGNYNRHKPWGIPKGLPDEGESLEAAARRETIEETGVVPGELTPLGSVFYRKSGKQIHGFAGPAPADAEARCASWEIDSAEFIPIVEARKRIHPDQALLLDRLEELLACPKG is encoded by the coding sequence ATGGTCCAATCATCCGGAACGCTCCTCTACCGGCGCAAGGACGCGGCTCTTCAAGTGCTGCTCGTCCATCCTTCGGGCAATTACAATCGTCACAAGCCCTGGGGCATCCCCAAGGGGCTTCCCGACGAGGGAGAATCGCTCGAAGCAGCCGCCCGCCGCGAAACGATCGAAGAGACCGGCGTCGTTCCGGGCGAGCTGACGCCACTCGGATCAGTCTTCTATCGCAAGAGCGGGAAACAAATCCATGGCTTCGCCGGGCCGGCGCCGGCCGATGCCGAGGCGCGCTGCGCCTCTTGGGAGATCGATTCGGCCGAGTTCATCCCGATCGTCGAGGCTCGAAAGCGGATCCACCCCGATCAGGCGCTCTTGCTCGACCGGCTCGAAGAACTCTTGGCCTGCCCGAAAGGCTGA
- a CDS encoding HD domain-containing protein, giving the protein MPKTVLSSRFEQALIYAAILHSGQARKSTSVPYISHVLSVAALALENGASEDEAIAALLHDAVEDAGGAPRLEDIRCRFGEAVAEIVAGCTDTDETPKPPWKERKQAYIAQLAHGSDSVKLVSCADKVHNARSIVADLRELGDAIWSRFTGGKAGTLWYYRTLVETYQQRGGPQRLLGELVRTVDEMQRLAGSSR; this is encoded by the coding sequence ATGCCTAAAACTGTGCTTTCGTCGCGCTTCGAGCAGGCCCTGATTTACGCCGCCATACTGCATTCCGGCCAAGCGCGAAAATCGACTTCGGTCCCTTACATCTCGCACGTACTGTCGGTCGCCGCGCTCGCGCTGGAAAACGGCGCCAGCGAAGACGAAGCGATCGCCGCACTCTTGCACGACGCGGTTGAAGATGCCGGCGGCGCGCCGCGGCTCGAAGATATCCGCTGCCGCTTCGGTGAGGCTGTTGCCGAAATCGTGGCGGGCTGCACCGACACCGACGAAACGCCCAAGCCGCCGTGGAAGGAGCGAAAGCAGGCGTACATCGCGCAGCTCGCCCATGGCTCGGATTCCGTCAAACTGGTCTCGTGCGCCGACAAGGTCCACAACGCCCGGTCGATCGTCGCCGACCTCCGCGAGTTGGGCGATGCGATATGGTCGCGGTTCACCGGCGGCAAAGCGGGCACGCTTTGGTATTACCGCACGCTCGTCGAAACGTATCAGCAACGTGGCGGCCCGCAGAGGCTGCTCGGCGAACTGGTCCGGACGGTCGATGAAATGCAAAGGCTCGCCGGCTCATCGCGGTGA
- a CDS encoding DUF1501 domain-containing protein — protein MLNLIGRGTAKTCDGVTRRDFLQVGSLGALGFALPELLALKAQGAVEKGHDERSVIMIFNLGAPSQLDTWDMKPEAPVEIRGPFKPIATNAPGIQISEILPLHAKLADKFSLVRSCFHTAAGVHDTGHQMMQTGRLFTGGVNTPHAGCAVSYLLGRRTDLPAHVLLPEPMGNTGGGLSHGQDAGFLGKANDPFVLMADPSKPNFKVPDLLPPPQIGEARLERRRKLRDVVEGSLKQFEASEDAKLLDANFEAAFRMMTSPQARSAFDLSKEPQKVRERYGVNRFGQCCLLARRLIEAGVRFVTVNTFLTVFNELSWDIHGSLPFISVEQMKKDVAPMYDQAYSALIEDLVQRGMLENTLVCNLQEFGRTPRINPAGGRDHWPQCWTIYFAGGGVKGGRVVGRSDPIGAVPVERPVEPAEVVATIFYSLGLDVEKTLPGPQGRPFPLVDTGKHAIRELF, from the coding sequence ATGCTCAACCTGATCGGCCGCGGCACGGCCAAAACATGCGATGGCGTCACCCGGCGCGATTTTCTCCAGGTCGGCTCGCTCGGTGCATTGGGTTTCGCGCTCCCCGAACTCCTGGCCCTCAAAGCCCAGGGAGCGGTCGAAAAGGGGCACGACGAACGCTCGGTGATCATGATTTTCAACCTCGGGGCCCCCAGCCAGCTAGACACCTGGGACATGAAGCCCGAGGCCCCGGTCGAGATTCGCGGGCCGTTCAAGCCGATTGCGACGAACGCCCCCGGCATCCAGATTTCCGAGATACTTCCGCTGCACGCCAAGCTGGCCGACAAGTTTTCATTGGTGCGAAGCTGCTTCCACACGGCGGCCGGCGTGCACGACACGGGCCACCAGATGATGCAGACCGGCCGGCTCTTCACCGGCGGCGTGAACACGCCTCACGCCGGCTGCGCGGTGAGCTATCTGCTGGGCCGCCGGACCGATTTGCCCGCGCACGTGCTGCTGCCCGAGCCGATGGGGAACACCGGCGGCGGCTTGTCTCATGGGCAAGACGCCGGCTTCTTGGGGAAGGCCAACGATCCATTTGTGCTGATGGCCGATCCGTCGAAGCCGAATTTCAAGGTGCCCGATCTCTTGCCGCCGCCGCAGATCGGCGAGGCGCGGCTGGAACGCCGCCGCAAGCTGCGCGACGTGGTCGAGGGATCGCTCAAGCAGTTTGAGGCCAGCGAAGACGCGAAGCTCTTGGATGCGAACTTCGAGGCCGCCTTCCGGATGATGACCAGCCCGCAGGCCCGCTCGGCTTTCGATCTCTCCAAAGAGCCGCAGAAAGTTCGCGAGCGGTACGGCGTGAATCGCTTCGGGCAATGTTGTCTGCTCGCGCGGCGGCTGATCGAGGCGGGAGTGCGGTTCGTCACGGTGAACACGTTCCTGACCGTCTTCAATGAGCTAAGCTGGGACATTCACGGCTCGCTGCCGTTCATCTCGGTCGAACAGATGAAGAAGGATGTGGCGCCGATGTACGACCAGGCGTATAGCGCGCTGATCGAAGACCTTGTGCAACGCGGGATGCTGGAAAACACGCTCGTCTGCAACTTGCAGGAATTCGGCCGCACGCCGCGGATCAATCCGGCCGGCGGCCGCGATCACTGGCCGCAATGTTGGACGATTTATTTCGCCGGCGGCGGCGTGAAAGGGGGCCGCGTGGTGGGCCGCAGCGATCCGATCGGCGCGGTGCCGGTCGAGCGACCTGTCGAGCCGGCCGAAGTCGTGGCGACGATCTTCTACAGCCTCGGGCTGGATGTGGAAAAGACCTTGCCCGGCCCACAAGGCCGCCCGTTCCCGCTAGTGGATACGGGGAAGCATGCGATTAGAGAGTTGTTTTAG
- a CDS encoding protein-L-isoaspartate(D-aspartate) O-methyltransferase: MPESVNNSLSATRDRMVAKQLHDRGITSPAVLSAMGRVPRERFVPIEFLAESYADRALPIDCRQTISQPYIVAIMTQALELSGRESVLEIGTGSGYQTAILAELAAKVVSVERHAELSAEAGRVLSAIGYKNIQLIVGDGTLGWPAEAPYDRIIVTAAAAQLPQALFDQLREGGILVIPLGNAESQSLVAIGKVSGQPQATELSGCRFVPLVGANEPPGDDC; encoded by the coding sequence ATGCCTGAATCCGTGAATAACAGTCTGAGCGCCACGCGCGATCGGATGGTCGCCAAGCAGCTTCACGACCGCGGGATCACCTCGCCGGCGGTCCTCTCGGCGATGGGGCGTGTGCCGCGCGAACGGTTCGTGCCTATCGAGTTTCTCGCCGAATCGTACGCGGATCGCGCGCTGCCGATCGATTGCCGCCAGACGATCAGCCAGCCCTACATCGTCGCTATCATGACCCAAGCGCTCGAACTTTCGGGGCGAGAATCGGTGCTCGAAATCGGCACGGGGAGCGGCTATCAAACGGCCATCCTGGCCGAGCTGGCCGCCAAAGTCGTCAGCGTCGAGCGGCATGCCGAGTTGTCGGCGGAGGCCGGCCGTGTTTTGAGCGCGATCGGCTACAAGAACATTCAACTCATCGTGGGAGACGGCACGCTCGGCTGGCCCGCCGAAGCCCCTTATGACCGGATCATCGTCACGGCCGCAGCCGCGCAACTGCCGCAAGCCCTGTTCGATCAATTACGCGAGGGAGGCATTCTCGTCATTCCCTTGGGAAACGCCGAATCGCAGTCGCTCGTGGCAATCGGTAAGGTCAGCGGGCAACCGCAAGCCACCGAACTCTCCGGTTGCCGGTTCGTCCCGCTCGTCGGCGCCAACGAACCGCCCGGCGACGATTGTTGA